The window ACgtccaggccgtcgaggttcgcacgcccgccgagctcgaccgcTGCGACGCCCTCATCATCCCGGGCGGCGAGAGCACCACCATTTCCTTGGTCGCCGCCCAGtccggcctcctcgagcccCTGAGGCGCTTCGTCAAGGTCCTCGGCAAGCCCGTCTGGGGCACCTGCGCCGGCCTCATCCTCCTgtccgacgaggccaacgcCACCAAGAAGGGCGGCCAGGAACtcatcggcggcctcgccgtccgcgTCCACCGGAACCATTTCGGACGCCAGATCGAGAGCTTCGAGGAGGGCCTCGACCTGcccttcctcggcgacgatggggcCGTGCCGTTTCCGGGTGTCTTCATACGcgcccccgtcgtcgaggacatcCTGTCACCCGCCGCTCCGGGCCGCAAGGgtggcgtcgccgtcctcgcgaAGCTGCCCGGTCGTCTCGACAAGGCGAGCCCGGGCCGCTCGCAGGCGAGCACCAGGGACGACTCGGgcgacgtcatcgccgtccgTCAAGGCAACGTCCTCGGCATGAGCTTCCATCCCGAGCTGACGACGGACCCGAGGATCCATCTTTGGTGGCTGCGGGAGGTTCTACACCAGCTCTAGCCGCCTTCCTTCCGGCACCTGACCCAGGCTTCGCAGCCGTCATGACGACACGCAGCCCGTTACGAATGCACAGCGATGGACGACGAATAGACTCATCTTGACCTCCCCACGTTGGCTTCATCGCTCTGTCATATCCTAGatgtaacacatatgggggggtgcccatatggacaatagatCAGTCAACCGTTAGGCCAAATGGCCCAAcctgtcaaaagatccgccgGTATCCGCACTTGGTGCGGGCACTGCACCTCATGTTCGCTTCAAGGCCTACGCCTATGGCGCGCCTTGCAGGAATTATATGCCGCCAAGTGCCGACGGAAGTATATTGGTTAGTAGGTAAAGTCAAACAGTACCATCGACCGCTACCTTAAGCATGCCGGATTATCAGCAAAGAAATCAGGGGACATGCAGCAAAGGAGGCAGTGCTATAGATGGCTGTAAAGGCTGTTCATAATCTTGCAGGACCAAATGAAATCAGCGGACATGCAAAAAAGGCCATAGACGGCTGTAAGGGCTGTTAATAATCTTGCAGGACCAAATGAAATCAGCGGACATGCAACAAAGGCCATAGATGGCCGTAAAGGCTGTTAATAGTACTGCAGGACCAAATGGTCTAGTACCAACACTGTTGGTATTTGGTGCGCTACATATGGATTCTCTACCATTAACACGCATGCGTATAATTAAAGCAGCCATGGCAGAACTACGGGCTATTGCGCAAAGGAAAATCAACAATGCACTACAAGCCCGTAACGGTCCCGATATGATAGCGGTGCTGCCTCCATCGTTACCTATCAGAAGTAGCGTTCTGGTATACCCAGCAACTAAAGGAACAGAAAAGGCAGCATGGACTGGGCCATACAAGATGTTGGAAATCAACGGTACTAATGTTCGTGTGCATATGGGTGACAGTCATGTCAAACCGTAACATCAAGACCAGGACTACCTACTATATGACGATTGAGACAAATAGGGCCCCCCCGCCGCAACCCAGATACACCAGCTGCAGCAACAACTGCCCGCCACTACCCCAACACGCCAGCAGATGATCTGCAACAATGCATTTACCCACCTGTTTGCTGCTACACAGTTATTGGACATTAATAGTGCATTTCTATCGCAAAAGGAAAAGGGCAAGGAATTGACATGCCTGTACCACTGTCGCACTTGAAAATGTGACGCCACACCAAGTGCGGAGTTGAGATCCTACATTGTGTGACAACTACCTTGTTTATCATCTCTAGAGGTAGTTCTTTTCGCGTCAACTGTCATCGTATTGGGCTTGATGGTTAAGAAGAGTAGCAACGGCCCTTATAAGCGTGGTTAATTGTCAAAGTGTCAGCTTTGTCAATACGTACCCTCTTGCAGGATGCAACAAGGGGGCGCCGAATGGCGCATCGGCTAATAGTATTGCCACTGCCTATGCACCATTGGGGTCAGTCCGTAATAATAACATCAAGTATAATAGTAAGCCGCCTGGGTGGCTAACATGGACCCTTGCTCCCGGCAATGCCTTCAGCCCTTGCTCCAACACCTTCAGTCCTCGACCGTCTTCTCCTTTGCTGTTCCTTCCGCCTGGGTGGCTACCATGAACCCTTGCTCCCGGCAATGCCTTCAGCCCTTGCTCCAACACCTTCAGTCATCAACTGTCTTCTCCTTCGCTGTTCCTTCCGCCTGGGTGGCTAGCATGAATCCTTGCTCCCGGCAATGCCTTCAGTCCTTGCTCCAACGCCTTCAGTCCTCGACTGTCTTCTCCATCGCTGTTCCTTCCGCCTGGGAGGCCCGTGTGGGACGACACAGGGATATGTTGAGTGCCTGCACATGCCATCCCGGGGAGAGGATTTTCAAGCTCGCGTTGGACTCTTCCACCAACATGTACGAGCCATCCGCGCTTGGCTGGCGTTGCTCCCGGCGCCCAACTCGCCTCGCAGGCTTTGCTGCCTCGCCTGCTGACCGGCATGGTTTGGGACTGCTGTCACGCACGACGAGATTCAAAGGGCTGCTGGCCTTGTCATCCGTCGAATTGTCTCTCCCGGCATGCTTCCCTTCGTTTGTTCCGCCCGTAGATGTTGCCGGGGATGCATCCGCCGATGGAGCCACGTCGCCCCACCTCACCGTCTTCATTTTCATCGAAATGTCCTCCATGGCAGCCAGCGAGTCCCCGGAACCGAAAATCCCGGCAAACATCTTGGCCAACTTGACCGTGCTGCAAAGTCTCTGGAGAAAGGTCATGTCgtttctcgtcgtcgactctgCCGCCCGCTCTTCGGTGGAGCCTCTGCGAACGCCATTCTTTCGGAtcccctcggccggcaccgtcttcgGAGACGATGAATAACTGCTGTCGGTGGAAAAGAGTATGGCATCCAGATACACGTCACGCTTTGGCTCGGGGTCCGGCGGCGTGTGAGACGGAGACTGTTTACCTTGCTGCCTCGCTTGCTTGCCCCTGCTCGATGCCTGTGCCGAGCGCGTCGAGGGGTTGCCGGCACTTGGGCTGGCCTTGACTGCATGGCAGGGTCCGCTTGGCGACTCGTCTATTGTTATTTTCTTGCGTTTTCTTGCCATGTCTCCATCTGTCGGGGCCGCCCGTTGCCGAGAAACGGCGGGCGGAGAGTTTGACCATCGAAGCGAGCCTCCGTGAGCCTTCACCTGCTCACAAACCTTTGCAGGCTTTGGCATGAACAAACCGGTGCTCTCATCATATGGTAAGCTCGACTTTGGCCTTTGCTTTCGCTTTGTTCCTCCGACCGCTTTCGATGCCTTGAACGGATCCTGGACAGCTTCGGACGATGGCAGCCACGTGCCGGCTCGGCGCTGTCTTGCCGATGCCTGGCCAAGAGCCTGGGAGCTGtcccgtctcgccgtcgactttgCGGCACGATCATGTCTGGTCCGAGATGGACCCTGGCCGGTGGGGTTGGCAGGAGGTTTCGACTCGTTCTGGATCAGAAAAGGTTCGGTGAGTGTCACGGATGAGGGCATGTCGGCCACCTgtgacggtgccggccacGTCAAGGCtttggtcgtcgtcgcttcATCACGCGTTCCTCCGCGGCATGGTGGCGTGGCGTCGTAGATCTCGTCCATGGGTAGGTGCGGGGTGCCTTGGTTCGACCTCGCTGGAAGTTGTGACCCCGGCAAAGCACCGCCCGTGCATGGAGTTTGGGCTCGTCCACGGAGCCTGCCGGCGGAGAATCCAAAGCAAGCGTCGATGGGATCTGTGGGGAAGGGTGAGCTGCGTTGGGCCGTCGTGTCGGTCCCCGAAGCGTCCCATGATCTAAGGGTATCTTCAAGAGTCGGTCCGAGAGGCAGCGAAACTGCATCGGGAAGATTGTCTCCCCCGGACGTCCCAGAGGAAAGCGGGGGCAGTGCGTTCTCGTGCGATTTTCGGCGTCTTACGGAATCGCTTCCTGCATGCAACGGGGGACTTGTGGTTGCCACGGATCGAGCTCCCAATCGCGAACCCTTCGGCGGCTGTCGTGCGGCTGGGGTGGCGTCGTGAAGGCCCCCATCTGCTAGATCCAAGTCGAAGTCGGCGGTGCCATGACCGAGGTTCGTCCCTTGATCGTGCTCTCGCGTCACCTGCTCGTGGACTTTTTGTTTGCCGCTAGCAGGAGCATGTGGTCGaatggccggcgccgtctcgaGATGGCCAGCCTCGCTTGCTACGTGATTTGACGGTCGGCAAGCATTGGCCTGTCGGGCTTTCGTTTTCGATCTCGTCTCTCGGGTCATCTGGGCACATGCACCCTCGAAGGTGAGGCACCAGATGATTTGGAATGGCCTCCAGCTGCATGGATAGACGGGGCACAAGTTGGAGGTCGTTTGGAGGTCTGAGGTAGCCAACGATGGTTAGCGAAAAACACTTGGGTCGGCAACTCTGCTGGGACCAGAAGAGACCACAAGTCATGTGCGATGCGAGGTTGGCAAGAGCCTGCCATTAGGAGACATTGACAGCTCGGAGACGAAGGAATTTAGAACATGGTAGACACCGGTAAAGTAAACGGCTTACATTATTCTTGTTGTTGATATTTATGCTGTTACTGATGCCGTTAATGCTGTTGTAGATGCTGTTGTAGATGTCGTTATTGATGTTgtttgttgctgctgctatTGCTGTTGTTCTTGGAGGAGGAAAAGAGAAAGCAACGAAAGAGGGAGATCAGACACGCCTTAATATACGTATCGGCAGTCTAGTCCTTCTTTCCTACTTGCGAGGAATCCGGAAACAGAAAGAAgggacggcatcgtcatgaCGCAGCGGTGAGCGATGGCAGCTGGGGCACTTGCCTATGCTATTCGGCGCGGTAATACCTCGGGGTCATCAAGCCCATCTGGATGCAGCAGGCACCTACTCCTGCGTCACGAGGGACTCCGTCTCGACTACGGCAGCAAGAGGAAACGGGTAGCGCTCTATATTGCAATGGACAGTAGCATGCAATACGGAGCATTTGCTTCTGACTTTCTTCCGGCGTATTTTCCTTGTTGCATTGCAggacatgtaggtgtacttgacTAGATGGCACTGTACGGAGGTGTAGTTGCACCTACTAGATGTACAGAGGTGTACCTGCACCTCCTAAATGTACAGAGGTGTACCTGCACCTCCTAGATGTACAGAGGTGTACCTGCACCTCCTAGATGTGCAGAggtgtacctgcacctactgtacactATAATTACGGTGTACTTGcgcctacaactactacctaggtagaTGTACGGAggcgtattacttgcacctacaactaGATGTACAGAGGTGTATCtgcacctacctagtactgtacagctatATGTACGGAGGTGTACTTGCGCCTATaactactacctagtaggtactacctagtagatGTACGGAggtgtaatacttgcacctacaactaGATGTACAGAggtgtacctgcacctactaGATGTACAGAGGTGTAGTTGCACCTGCTAGATGTACAGAggtgtacctgcacctatTAGATGTGCAGAggtgtacctgcacctaccTATGTAGTTACTGTACAGCTATATGTGTACGGaggtgtaattacttgcacattCAACTATGTACAGAggtgtacctgcacctacatACACCTATAATTACagaggtgtacggagtacttgcgcctacaactactaggtagatGTACGGAGGTGTACTTGCGcctataactactaggtactaggtagatGTACGGAggtgtaatacttgcacctacaactaGATGCGCAGAGTAAATCACTTGTATTACCGACTTGGTGTAATTACACGTAAAAGTACGCCGCACTCCGCAGTTGCAGCTCCAGTTGATGGTGGCGCATGGACGCCGTGGCATAGCGTCGTATGTTCGATgggacggccgacgacgtcggccagaAGCAGCCAAAGCACATGCATTGATGGCTGCCGAAAGATGGAACCAAGGATGGCAGCTAAAAATACTCGATGGAACGTTGAGTGCCAGAGAGCTCCATGACGGTTCTCGCGCAATGCGCACTGCTCGCATGGCTGGGCAGCAAGATGATGCTCCGCTGCCTTGTCCATCGTCTCCAACGCAACATTATGCTCCTGCGCGCACCTCCATGCACCTGCCCCGAGGCTGCCGGCTTCTCGCCCCCCCCTGGCGCACATCAAAGTGCAGGGGATCATGCACAAGTGCGTGCTCCGGAAGGACTCGACGGAACGACCTGGAGTGTTGCACGGTGGATGATGCGGTGAacctcgtctcgtcgcaGGGGATGAGCAGACGCTCCGCCTCGTGCGACGTCATAGGGGTTCGCTGCGGGGGATGCGCTGTCATGGCGTTGTTGTCAGGGCGTGTCTGCGCTGCAACTACAGGTAGGGTTGTGCCGCACACTGGCTGGCCGGCGTGGATTGCACCGCGTGTGACATGCATGGTACGAcactgcacctacagtgcgtacggagcaccgtaCTCGTCGCCGGGTCCCTGCTTACAGGTAATAcccaggtacctagtacctagtatttgGTAGTTGGTACTGCAGTAGGTGCCGTGCTTGGGTAGGTGCCTAGTAGTTGGGCCCCCCTCGCTGTCGTGCGAGCCGCAGCGTCATCGTGTCATCCACGGCGACGCGCAGCCACAGCAGTGGCGTGGCAGGAATTCGAGCACTGGGTACCTAAttagtaggtgcacatgcgGAGTGCAagctaggtacctagtaattagtGTACAGTGCTagacaagtactgtaca of the Drechmeria coniospora strain ARSEF 6962 chromosome 01, whole genome shotgun sequence genome contains:
- a CDS encoding Pyridoxal biosynthesis protein PDX2, giving the protein MTAHSRLANPPTPTVVVGVLALQGGFAEHINLVRRAAAHLQSAAHVQAVEVRTPAELDRCDALIIPGGESTTISLVAAQSGLLEPLRRFVKVLGKPVWGTCAGLILLSDEANATKKGGQELIGGLAVRVHRNHFGRQIESFEEGLDLPFLGDDGAVPFPGVFIRAPVVEDILSPAAPGRKGGVAVLAKLPGRLDKASPGRSQASTRDDSGDVIAVRQGNVLGMSFHPELTTDPRIHLWWLREVLHQL